A DNA window from Amycolatopsis sp. DSM 110486 contains the following coding sequences:
- a CDS encoding YggT family protein — protein MWLVVWYVLFAFWLLLTARIVIELVRTFAREWRPAGGVAVTLETIYTVTDPPVRLFRRMIPMVRIGGMGLDLSIMVLLLVVFFAMQLATPR, from the coding sequence GTGTGGCTGGTGGTCTGGTACGTGCTGTTCGCCTTCTGGCTTCTGTTGACGGCGCGTATCGTGATCGAGCTCGTGCGGACCTTCGCACGAGAGTGGCGTCCCGCCGGAGGGGTTGCGGTCACGCTCGAGACCATCTACACAGTGACCGACCCGCCGGTTCGTCTGTTCAGACGAATGATCCCGATGGTTCGGATCGGCGGGATGGGACTGGACTTATCGATTATGGTTCTGCTGTTGGTTGTGTTCTTCGCGATGCAACTGGCAACTCCCAGGTGA
- a CDS encoding DivIVA domain-containing protein yields the protein MSLTPADVHNVAFSKPPIGKRGYNEDEVDAFLDLVETELARLIEDNNELRQQVEQLDNELESTRGELENAKASGPPPVRDEPSRRLAPVPPPASAMEQTQAHSMVGDSGEPNVQAAKVLGLAQEMADRLTAEAKTESDGMLAEARTKSEQLLSDARAKSDSMVNEARTRAETMLNDARTRAETLERQARDKATTMERESQRKYTETMNNLNAEKGSLGKKIEELRTIEREYRTRLRGFLESQLRELDDRGSAAPASASSNSGQSSGSNSGQGYSFGPRAEAG from the coding sequence ATGTCGTTGACCCCCGCTGACGTGCATAACGTCGCGTTCAGCAAGCCGCCCATCGGCAAGAGGGGCTACAACGAGGACGAGGTGGACGCGTTCCTCGACTTGGTGGAGACCGAGCTTGCCCGGTTGATCGAGGACAACAACGAGCTGCGTCAGCAGGTCGAACAGCTCGACAACGAGCTGGAATCGACCCGGGGCGAGCTCGAGAACGCGAAGGCGAGCGGTCCTCCGCCGGTGCGGGACGAGCCGTCCCGCCGCCTGGCGCCCGTGCCGCCGCCGGCTTCGGCGATGGAGCAGACGCAGGCGCACTCGATGGTCGGCGACAGTGGTGAGCCGAACGTGCAGGCCGCCAAGGTCCTCGGCCTCGCCCAGGAGATGGCCGACCGGCTGACCGCCGAGGCGAAGACCGAGTCCGACGGCATGCTGGCGGAGGCGCGGACCAAGTCCGAGCAGCTGCTTTCCGACGCCAGGGCGAAGTCCGACTCGATGGTCAACGAGGCGCGCACCCGCGCCGAGACCATGCTGAACGACGCGCGTACGCGCGCCGAGACGCTCGAGCGCCAGGCGCGCGACAAGGCGACCACCATGGAACGCGAGTCGCAGCGCAAGTACACCGAGACGATGAACAACCTGAACGCCGAGAAGGGTTCGCTGGGCAAGAAGATCGAAGAGCTGCGCACCATCGAGCGCGAGTACCGCACTCGCCTGCGCGGCTTCCTCGAGTCCCAGCTGCGCGAACTCGACGATCGCGGCTCCGCGGCCCCGGCCTCGGCGTCGTCGAACTCGGGCCAGTCCTCCGGCTCCAACAGCGGCCAGGGCTACTCCTTCGGCCCCCGCGCCGAAGCCGGCTGA
- a CDS encoding cell division protein SepF, with amino-acid sequence MSALQKLKAYFGMVPADEDGYDVEDEDYRRDYDDEYDSYDEPPARSRSRYRETDDTYDEPAPRARSRSVTAAEPTTHGALAVDRQPEPVARLRPVTEPVRAPVRDPLSRITTLHPTSYVEARAIGEHYREGIPVIINLTEMENADAKRLVDFAAGLAFALRGSMDKVTNKVFLLSPPDVDVTAEDRRRIAEGGLFLRS; translated from the coding sequence ATGAGCGCGCTGCAGAAGCTGAAGGCCTACTTCGGGATGGTGCCCGCGGACGAGGACGGCTACGACGTCGAGGACGAGGACTACCGGCGTGACTACGACGACGAGTACGACTCCTACGACGAGCCGCCGGCGCGATCGCGCTCACGGTACCGTGAGACCGATGACACGTACGACGAGCCCGCTCCGCGGGCCCGATCACGGTCGGTCACCGCTGCGGAACCGACTACGCACGGCGCTCTCGCCGTGGACCGCCAGCCCGAGCCCGTCGCCCGGCTGCGGCCGGTCACCGAGCCCGTGCGCGCACCCGTCCGCGATCCGTTGAGCCGCATCACCACGCTGCACCCGACGAGCTATGTCGAGGCGCGAGCGATCGGCGAGCACTACCGCGAGGGCATCCCCGTGATCATCAACCTCACGGAGATGGAGAACGCGGACGCCAAGCGGCTCGTCGACTTCGCCGCGGGGCTCGCGTTCGCGCTCCGGGGGTCGATGGACAAGGTCACCAACAAGGTGTTCCTTCTCTCACCGCCGGATGTCGACGTGACCGCGGAGGACCGCCGGCGGATCGCCGAGGGCGGACTTTTCCTGCGCAGCTGA
- a CDS encoding helix-turn-helix transcriptional regulator: protein MDGDADIAATAALFADPARVRVLLALGDGRALAASVLAAEAGLSAQGASSHLAKLLDAGLVTAERSGRHRFYRLAGPAPELLETLARFSPPRPVRSLREGTRAAALRTARTCYDHVAGQLGVAITAALVSHGALITVDGDPSTARRPGDRISAQLRDHPYALGPAAPTVFTSLGVDLAAASAARRPLLRFCLDWSEQRHHLAGALGAAVAERLLDAGWLRRRTQAHRAVRLTPAGSAALGEILGI from the coding sequence GTGGACGGAGACGCAGACATCGCCGCGACCGCGGCCCTCTTCGCCGACCCGGCGAGGGTCCGCGTGCTGCTTGCCCTCGGCGACGGCCGCGCGCTGGCCGCGTCGGTGCTGGCCGCCGAGGCGGGCCTGTCGGCCCAGGGCGCGAGCTCCCACCTGGCCAAGCTGCTGGACGCGGGGCTCGTCACGGCCGAACGCTCCGGCCGGCACCGCTTCTACCGTCTCGCCGGCCCGGCCCCGGAGCTGTTGGAGACGCTGGCGCGGTTCTCCCCGCCGCGACCGGTCCGTTCGCTGCGCGAAGGCACGCGGGCGGCCGCGTTGCGCACGGCGCGGACTTGCTACGACCACGTCGCCGGTCAGCTTGGCGTCGCCATCACGGCGGCCCTGGTTTCGCACGGCGCACTGATCACTGTGGACGGTGACCCGAGCACTGCGCGTCGGCCGGGTGACCGGATTTCCGCGCAGCTACGGGATCATCCGTATGCGTTGGGGCCTGCGGCTCCGACGGTGTTCACTTCTTTGGGCGTCGATCTTGCGGCGGCATCCGCGGCGCGGCGGCCGTTGTTGCGCTTCTGTCTGGATTGGAGCGAACAGCGGCACCACTTGGCGGGTGCGCTCGGTGCGGCCGTTGCGGAGCGGTTGTTGGACGCCGGCTGGCTGCGCCGCCGCACTCAGGCCCACCGCGCGGTCCGGCTGACGCCCGCGGGAAGCGCCGCGCTGGGCGAGATTCTGGGGATTTAG
- a CDS encoding MFS transporter, whose protein sequence is MRPALLITLCTGMFLVQLDVTVVNVALPTLGEQLHAGLTALQWVVDGYSVVLAALLLAGGALGDVLGHRGVVLTGLAVFGVASAACGFAQSASWLIAARAVQGIGAALLLPGTLAVINQQCPDPSTRARALGIWAGVSALALPAGPLLGGVLVSLAGWRPVFLLNVPIVLAAALAVRKLVQPGARTPGRIDLPGATTAALALGAGVYAVIGRQPVAAVIAVTAAATFVVVEHRSADPMLPLGLLKSRRTAGATTISAAMNFVGLGAVLVFTLYLQSVLHLKPLDAGLALLPLFLPLVLLGPFSGRLTAKLGPRPPIIAGLLLGAAGLSALLRVDTATTYPTLLPALLGLGAGMGLLTAAVVTAAVTDAPPERAGIAGGVNNAARQAAGALGVAVFGAVAGDPANHPAFVHGLHTLGVIAAALWLAAAALAAVTTGPRATANAVARPG, encoded by the coding sequence ATGAGACCGGCGCTCCTGATCACCCTGTGCACCGGGATGTTCCTGGTGCAGCTCGACGTCACCGTCGTCAACGTCGCCCTCCCCACCCTCGGCGAGCAGCTCCACGCAGGACTGACCGCGCTGCAATGGGTCGTGGACGGCTACTCCGTCGTCCTCGCGGCGTTGCTGCTCGCGGGTGGCGCGCTGGGCGACGTCCTCGGCCACCGCGGCGTGGTGCTCACGGGGCTGGCGGTGTTCGGCGTCGCGTCCGCCGCGTGCGGGTTCGCCCAGTCCGCGTCCTGGCTGATCGCCGCCCGGGCCGTCCAGGGGATCGGTGCCGCGCTGCTGCTGCCGGGCACGCTCGCCGTGATCAACCAGCAGTGCCCGGATCCCAGCACCCGAGCCCGCGCCCTCGGCATCTGGGCCGGCGTGTCAGCGCTCGCCTTGCCCGCCGGCCCGCTGCTCGGCGGGGTGCTCGTCTCCCTTGCCGGCTGGCGGCCCGTCTTCCTGCTCAACGTGCCGATCGTCTTGGCGGCGGCGCTCGCCGTCCGGAAGCTGGTCCAACCCGGCGCCCGCACACCCGGCCGCATCGACCTGCCCGGCGCCACCACGGCCGCCCTCGCCCTCGGCGCCGGCGTCTACGCCGTCATCGGACGCCAGCCCGTCGCCGCCGTCATCGCTGTGACGGCAGCAGCGACATTCGTCGTGGTCGAGCATCGCTCCGCCGACCCGATGCTGCCCCTGGGCCTGCTCAAATCCCGCCGCACGGCGGGCGCCACGACCATCTCCGCCGCCATGAACTTCGTCGGCCTCGGCGCGGTCCTCGTCTTCACCCTTTACCTGCAGAGCGTGCTGCACCTGAAACCGCTCGACGCAGGACTCGCCCTGCTCCCGCTCTTCCTGCCACTGGTCCTGCTCGGCCCGTTCAGCGGCCGCCTCACCGCGAAACTCGGCCCCCGCCCGCCGATCATCGCCGGACTCCTCCTCGGCGCAGCCGGCCTCAGCGCACTCCTGCGCGTGGACACGGCGACGACCTACCCCACCCTCCTGCCCGCCCTCCTCGGCCTCGGCGCCGGCATGGGCCTGCTCACCGCCGCCGTCGTGACGGCCGCCGTCACCGACGCGCCTCCCGAACGCGCGGGCATCGCCGGCGGCGTCAACAACGCCGCCCGCCAAGCCGCCGGAGCCCTGGGCGTCGCCGTTTTCGGCGCCGTCGCGGGAGATCCGGCGAACCACCCGGCCTTCGTCCACGGCCTCCACACCCTCGGCGTCATCGCCGCCGCGCTGTGGCTCGCCGCCGCGGCCCTCGCCGCCGTCACGACCGGACCCCGGGCCACCGCAAACGCGGTTGCGCGCCCGGGCTAA
- a CDS encoding YggS family pyridoxal phosphate-dependent enzyme yields the protein MNEAARRDELAASLAAIVDRIAAACAAAGRARDEVRLLGVTKTFPASDAALLVDLGLRYLAENRDQEAGPKAVEVGQLRPDAAPRWHMVGSLQRNKARSVVRWAAEVQSVDSARLADALGRAAGTAREAGERADPLDVLIQVSLDGDPARGGTPLSDVAALADHITHVGELRLRGVMAVAPREEDPGRAFALLAHVSERLRKDHPIAAEVSAGMSHDLEQAITHGSTCVRVGTALLGGRGLASP from the coding sequence ATGAACGAGGCCGCCCGGCGGGACGAGCTGGCGGCCTCGCTGGCCGCGATCGTGGACCGGATCGCCGCGGCGTGCGCGGCCGCGGGACGCGCGCGTGACGAGGTGCGGTTGCTCGGGGTGACCAAGACCTTCCCGGCGTCCGACGCGGCGCTCCTCGTGGATCTGGGGCTGCGTTACCTGGCCGAGAACCGCGACCAGGAGGCCGGTCCCAAAGCCGTGGAGGTCGGGCAGCTGCGCCCCGACGCCGCGCCGCGCTGGCACATGGTCGGCAGCCTGCAGCGCAACAAGGCGCGCTCCGTCGTGCGCTGGGCGGCGGAAGTCCAGTCGGTCGACTCGGCGCGACTGGCCGACGCGCTGGGCCGCGCGGCGGGCACCGCGCGGGAGGCGGGGGAGCGGGCCGATCCGCTCGACGTCCTGATCCAGGTGAGCCTCGACGGCGACCCGGCGCGGGGCGGCACACCCCTGTCCGACGTCGCCGCGCTCGCCGACCACATCACTCACGTGGGTGAGCTCAGGTTGCGTGGCGTGATGGCCGTCGCACCCCGGGAAGAGGATCCGGGCAGGGCCTTTGCCCTGCTTGCCCACGTGTCGGAGCGACTTCGCAAAGATCACCCGATTGCCGCAGAAGTCTCCGCCGGGATGAGCCATGATCTCGAACAGGCGATCACGCACGGCTCGACGTGTGTGCGTGTCGGAACCGCACTGCTCGGTGGGCGCGGTTTAGCCTCGCCGTAG